The DNA region CCATCAGCGTCGTGGATCCTGGCCGGGCCGGTCGACCTCGGGGACGTATGGCGGGGTGTTGCAGCGGTCAACCAGCAACTCGACCTCCTTAGGGTGGCCCTCGCCTTTCTCGTGATCGCAGCCGTGGTGGCTCGCGCCGCGCCCCAGGAGCGCGGGTCGGTGCGCACTGCCTTGCGGCTCTTCTTTACTGGAGTGGTCCTGCTGCTCGCCCCGGCGGCGCTCGACCTGCTGGAACTTGGCAAGCTCTCCCGCTTCTCGCACTGGATCGGGTTGGCGATCGGCGGGATTGCCATCGTCAGCCTGGCCAGCCTGTTCGTTTTTGACGTCCTGCTTAAGATCAGTCACCTCACCGTTCCCAGGATCCTCCGCGACCTTCTCGTCGGGATCGCCTACGTCGCCGTCCTGTTCACCCTGCTCTCCCGGGCCGGGATCAGCCTGGGCCAGCTGATCACCACCTCCGCCATCCTCACCGCCGTGATCGGCTTGTCGATGCAGGACACGCTGGGCAATATCATGGCCGGTGTCGCTCTCCAGCTGGAGAAGACCATCGCGGTGGGCGACTGGGTGAAGATCGATCAGACGGTCGGCCGCATCACCGAGATCCGCTGGCGCCATACCTCCATCGAGACCCGCAACTGGGACACCGTCATTGTGCCCAACACCCAGCTCATCAAGAGCCAGGTCACGATCCTGGGCCGCCGGACGTCGCAGCCGCTGCAGCACCGCCAGTGGGTCTATTTCAACGTCGATTTTCGTTATTCTCCGACGGAGGTCATCCACGCGGTCACTGAGGCTCTCACCGCCGAGCCCATCGAGAACGTCTCCCCCACCCCGAAACCGAACTGCATCCTCTACGACATCAAGGAAAGCTTCTGCTACTACGCGGTGCGCTATTGGCTCACCAATCTCGCGGTGGACGATCCCACCGACTCCCGCATGCGCACCATCGTTTACTTCGCTCTCAAGCGGGCCAATATTCCCATGTCCATCCCGGCGCATAAGTTGTTCATGACCGAGGAATCGGAGGCTCACGAGGAGCTCAGCCGCCAGAAGGATGCCGCTCGCCGCATGGAGTCGCTGGCCAACGTCGACCTGTTCGATACCCTCTCCATCGAGGAGCGCCGTAAGCTGGCCGAGCGCCTCTACTTTGCTCCCTTCACCGCCGGCGAGACCATCACCCGCCAGGGCGCGGAAGCGCATTGGCTGTACATCTTGACCAAGGGTACCGCCGAGGTGGTCGTCACCGAAGGTGATGTCCGCCAAACAGTGAACACGCTAAAGGCCGGGGACTTCTTCGGCGAGATGTCCTTGATGACCGGCGCCAAGCGCTCCTCGACTGTCACCGCGCTGGAAGACACCCACTGCTACCGCCTCGACAAGGCGGGGTTCCAGGAGATCATCCAGCGCCGGCCCGAGATCGCCGCCCACGTTTCGAAGGTCATGGCCGAGCGCCTGGTCGGCCTGGAGGCCGCCCGCAGCCAGTTGGCGGAGGAGATCCGCAAAAAGAGGTTGCACGAGTTGGAGGGTGACATCTTCTCGCGCATCCTGAATTTCTTCGGGATCGACAGGGAAGCAGGATCGCAAGGCGTGTAGTCAGACGGCTGGATCAGCGGCGCCGAACCGTCGCCCGTTCCGGGCTCGTGCCCGCGCTGATCGTCCTTACCGCCGTGTCGATCACCGATGCCAGCTCAGCGGCAGATTCGGGATCGCGCCCTTCGGCGATGGCACGCCGCGCCGCCTGTGGTCTGAACCAGGTCGGCTCCCGATGCTCTTCTTCCGGCTCCTCGGTGCGGTGCACTTCCAGCAGGTATGCCTCGACGAACACCACGCCATCTTCCGACGACTTCCAATACTTGAAGGTGTGGAAGCACTGGGTCGCGATTGTCCCCATCGCCCCCGCCTCTTCCGAGGCCTCGCGCGACGCCGCCTCGCTGCGGGAGAGCGAGTCATCGATGTTCCCCTTGGGGAAAATCCAGCGCCCGCTGGACGTCCGCACCAGCAGGAATTCCATGTCTGCGCGTCCACGGCGATAGCAGACCGCCGCCACCTGCACCGTGATCGGCATGAGCGCGATAGGACTTGTCGGCCGCATGTTTCTCTGCAAGTTCACCCTCAAACCTCCCAATACCGCTGGTCGCGAAGGAAATGTTTCTCGTTCCACGTATTCATCGCGGTCCACAGGAACAGCCGGACCATCTTGAAGTGCCCCATCTTCTGGAAACGCCGGTTGGTGGTGTAGGCGCCGCCGCCGATCACGGCGAACCGTCCCACCGCCACCTTCTTGCTCAGCAGGTAGTCCTCGGCGAACAGGGCCTGCTCGTGGAACCCGCCCAGCTCCCAGAACCGCTTCCGGTCGAACAGCATGAACATGCCGGTGCTGAACGGGCTGCCGAACTGCGAGAACCACTGGAAGATGTTGTTACCGAGATACAGCGCCTGGTCGAGGGCGGTCCCGCCTTCGCACCAGATGTTGGTGGTCAGGCAGTGGAGCTGGCGGTCGCGCATCCGTTCCATGGCGCGCGCCATGAGCGTGGGATCGTGGAACTCCATGTCGGCGTCGATGAACAGCACGTAGGGCCCGTCCGCCAGCCGCGCCCCCGCATTGCGCCCCACCGACGGCAGGCCGCCGGGGATCACCTCCAGGTCCAGGCGGTCGCGGAAGGTCATGGCCAGCTGCGGGGTGCCATCGGTCGATCCCGCGTCAGCAACGAAGACTTGCGCTTTCCGGTTCTGCAAGTAGGTCTGCTTCGTCAGCGAAGTCAGCAACTTCGGCAGCAACCTCGCTTCGTTCTTGGCGGGGATCACGATCGTCAGTTCCGGCATAGCGTTGGATCTCCACTCCTTGTTCGCCGACGGTGATGTACGTCGGCTGCGCTCCCACCCAGGAACCTGCGTTGTAATAATGGATGCCATCCCGCTCCATCTCCATGGCGGCGTGGGTGTGGCCACAGAAGATGCGCTCCACGCCCCTGCGCCGGGCGTACTCCAGCGCCCCGCTCGAGACCTTGGGCGACATCCGCAGCCAGCGCGTGTTCAGCCGGTCCAGAAACCGGCTGAATCCTTTCTTGCCCGGGTCCAGCTTCTGCAATTGCAGGTACAAGAGCCCTCCGAACTGGCTGAGCGCGAGGTTGTGGACCGTGAACTGGTCGAACTGGTGGCCGTGGATGGCCAGGTGCCGTACGCCGGCATAAGTCCACGCATACTCCTGGTACACGCGCACCCCGACCAGGTGCGACATCAGCGTCGAGAGCCCTTGGTCATGGTTGCCTTCCACCCACACCACTTCGATGTTGCGCTTGGGATTCGACAGCTTCCGGATCTGCGACAGGAACCGCCAATGGTCCTTCTTCAGGCGGGAGAAGTTCAGGTCGGCGAAGATATCGCCCAGCAGGATCAGCCGGCGGAAGGAACAGGCCCTCAACAGGCGCTGCGCCTCGCGCGCGCGACTGACCTCCGAACCCAGGTGCAGGTCGCTGATGATCAAGGTATCGGCTGGCATCGCCTGCATGCACCAGATTATGTGCAATCGGGATTGCACCCCGGTAAATGCATTATTAATATTTGGTAACTATTGAGCCGCGGAACCATGTAACCCAACCGTTACTGGCGGGGAGCGAGACCGGCGGTTTTAACCGCCCCCGCAGCCGGGGATTGCGTAGACTGCGCATGGTCATGCAAACTGCCCTCGTCGTCTTTAATCCCATCGCCGGCATGCGCTGGCGTCGTCGCGACAGCGAACTGCACGCGCTGCTCGCCGCTTTGACCCGGGCGGGGGTGAAGACCCTGACCACCACCACCCGCGGCCCTCATCAACCGCCGGCCGAACTGTTCGATGGGTTGGATGAGTTTGATACCGTGCTCGCGGTCGGCGGCGATGGAACGGTGAACGAAGTCTTGCAGGCCATGATGGTCAATGGGCAAGATGCCGCCTTGGGCGTGGTCCCCTTCGGCTCGGGGAATCTCCTTGCCAAGGACCTTGGCTTCCACCGCAAGGTGGAAGACCTGGTCGAGGCCCTGACCGACTCCACCCCCCAGCCCTGCCCGGTGGGATGCATCGAGCAGCCCGGGACCGGCGCCAGACGCTACTGGCTGGCGGCCGCCGGCGTTGGCGCCGACGCCCGCGTCATCTGCGCCCTCAGCCCATCGGCCAAGGCCCGTTTTGGCATCGCCGCCTATTACGCCGAGTCCACCCGCCAGCTCCTGTTCTCGGCAGAGCCGTTCCCCTTGTTCGCGGTGGACTTCCAGGACCTCGCGGGCGGCAGGGCCCGCACCGAGGTCGTCGCCCAGGTGGTCGCCGAGAGGATCGGTTATTTCGGCGACTTCCTCGAAGCTCCCGATGCGCCCCCCTTGCCCCCCGACCAGTTCCGGGTCGTGCTCTTCAAGACGGCGCGCCGCTCGACTTTCTTGCATTACGGCCTTCGGCTGCTGGCGTCGCAGGCGCGCGGTCATGCCGCCTACACCAGTCTGAA from Terriglobales bacterium includes:
- a CDS encoding diacylglycerol kinase family protein, which codes for MQTALVVFNPIAGMRWRRRDSELHALLAALTRAGVKTLTTTTRGPHQPPAELFDGLDEFDTVLAVGGDGTVNEVLQAMMVNGQDAALGVVPFGSGNLLAKDLGFHRKVEDLVEALTDSTPQPCPVGCIEQPGTGARRYWLAAAGVGADARVICALSPSAKARFGIAAYYAESTRQLLFSAEPFPLFAVDFQDLAGGRARTEVVAQVVAERIGYFGDFLEAPDAPPLPPDQFRVVLFKTARRSTFLHYGLRLLASQARGHAAYTSLKDVEVVRTREVFCHRADPAGVATQLVFGSQKSLAEVDGELFGELPVRLSLVPRQVRILRPPPK
- a CDS encoding UDP-2,3-diacylglucosamine diphosphatase gives rise to the protein MQAMPADTLIISDLHLGSEVSRAREAQRLLRACSFRRLILLGDIFADLNFSRLKKDHWRFLSQIRKLSNPKRNIEVVWVEGNHDQGLSTLMSHLVGVRVYQEYAWTYAGVRHLAIHGHQFDQFTVHNLALSQFGGLLYLQLQKLDPGKKGFSRFLDRLNTRWLRMSPKVSSGALEYARRRGVERIFCGHTHAAMEMERDGIHYYNAGSWVGAQPTYITVGEQGVEIQRYAGTDDRDPRQERSEVAAEVADFADEADLLAEPESASLRC
- a CDS encoding cyclic nucleotide-binding domain-containing protein, whose translation is MAALIPSASWILAGPVDLGDVWRGVAAVNQQLDLLRVALAFLVIAAVVARAAPQERGSVRTALRLFFTGVVLLLAPAALDLLELGKLSRFSHWIGLAIGGIAIVSLASLFVFDVLLKISHLTVPRILRDLLVGIAYVAVLFTLLSRAGISLGQLITTSAILTAVIGLSMQDTLGNIMAGVALQLEKTIAVGDWVKIDQTVGRITEIRWRHTSIETRNWDTVIVPNTQLIKSQVTILGRRTSQPLQHRQWVYFNVDFRYSPTEVIHAVTEALTAEPIENVSPTPKPNCILYDIKESFCYYAVRYWLTNLAVDDPTDSRMRTIVYFALKRANIPMSIPAHKLFMTEESEAHEELSRQKDAARRMESLANVDLFDTLSIEERRKLAERLYFAPFTAGETITRQGAEAHWLYILTKGTAEVVVTEGDVRQTVNTLKAGDFFGEMSLMTGAKRSSTVTALEDTHCYRLDKAGFQEIIQRRPEIAAHVSKVMAERLVGLEAARSQLAEEIRKKRLHELEGDIFSRILNFFGIDREAGSQGV
- a CDS encoding glycosyltransferase, which translates into the protein MIPAKNEARLLPKLLTSLTKQTYLQNRKAQVFVADAGSTDGTPQLAMTFRDRLDLEVIPGGLPSVGRNAGARLADGPYVLFIDADMEFHDPTLMARAMERMRDRQLHCLTTNIWCEGGTALDQALYLGNNIFQWFSQFGSPFSTGMFMLFDRKRFWELGGFHEQALFAEDYLLSKKVAVGRFAVIGGGAYTTNRRFQKMGHFKMVRLFLWTAMNTWNEKHFLRDQRYWEV
- a CDS encoding NUDIX domain-containing protein; protein product: MRPTSPIALMPITVQVAAVCYRRGRADMEFLLVRTSSGRWIFPKGNIDDSLSRSEAASREASEEAGAMGTIATQCFHTFKYWKSSEDGVVFVEAYLLEVHRTEEPEEEHREPTWFRPQAARRAIAEGRDPESAAELASVIDTAVRTISAGTSPERATVRRR